The proteins below come from a single Zhouia spongiae genomic window:
- a CDS encoding parallel beta-helix domain-containing protein — protein sequence MKKRSGFLKVISALALLLIGVFFGSILFKPKKVETVPIPSTMNYWKVGASTDTSATDRSKQFTGNIIKVEDGGSIREAVLKAQPGDLIRVYPGTYSETVYIDKDNISIQGVIEEGKWPVMDGKKELNDAILYSGNGITVENMKIIKYKGNGIMGQAGNNFIIRNNWIIDTGVYGIFPQYGKNGIVSHNILTEIEDAAIYVGMCDNVDVKHNEVFGNVAGIEIENSRHCLVESNYAHNNTGGILAFLTPGLPIKTVFDVIIRNNFVIGNNHENFGAPGSIVAGIPPGTGVLIMAADDVIVENNIIANNDNAGITIVDLPTGAPTANDPNSEPNPDRVVLLDNFMFENGNNPVGEIKALMLSQLRSKGPDILAMGGGTGSTIRDKNRYRTFGIDHYGPAEITDTKHITTFTFDTPVAPRSVSKQELGELTYYGVCAGCHAFDTRLIGVPTNIIQAVYEGNPQGIVDYINKPWNLREDYPDMPSQAYLPDDAKMAVAEYILSMKR from the coding sequence ATGAAAAAAAGATCAGGCTTTCTTAAAGTTATAAGTGCTCTGGCACTTTTATTAATAGGAGTATTTTTTGGAAGCATACTCTTTAAACCCAAAAAGGTAGAAACGGTGCCAATTCCTTCCACCATGAATTACTGGAAAGTAGGCGCTTCAACCGATACGTCTGCAACGGACCGGTCAAAGCAGTTTACAGGAAACATCATAAAGGTAGAAGACGGAGGGTCGATACGGGAAGCTGTTCTGAAAGCACAGCCCGGAGATCTGATCCGGGTATATCCGGGAACCTATTCCGAAACGGTATATATCGATAAAGACAACATCAGCATACAAGGAGTTATCGAAGAAGGAAAATGGCCCGTAATGGACGGAAAAAAAGAACTCAATGATGCCATCCTGTATTCCGGTAACGGTATTACCGTCGAAAACATGAAGATCATCAAGTATAAAGGAAATGGCATTATGGGACAGGCCGGTAATAATTTTATTATCAGGAACAACTGGATTATCGATACCGGAGTCTACGGAATCTTTCCGCAGTATGGTAAGAACGGAATCGTATCACATAATATCCTGACGGAAATAGAAGATGCGGCCATATATGTCGGAATGTGTGATAATGTAGATGTAAAACATAATGAGGTTTTCGGAAATGTAGCGGGAATAGAAATTGAAAACTCACGTCATTGTCTTGTAGAAAGTAATTATGCACACAACAATACAGGAGGGATCCTCGCTTTTCTTACCCCGGGTCTGCCGATTAAAACGGTATTCGACGTTATTATCCGAAACAATTTTGTTATAGGAAATAATCATGAAAACTTTGGAGCTCCGGGTTCTATAGTAGCAGGAATACCTCCTGGTACAGGAGTCTTGATCATGGCTGCCGATGATGTTATTGTAGAGAATAATATAATTGCCAATAATGATAATGCCGGGATAACGATTGTTGATTTGCCTACGGGAGCCCCGACGGCAAACGATCCTAATTCAGAACCGAATCCGGACAGGGTTGTACTGTTGGATAATTTCATGTTTGAGAACGGGAATAACCCGGTAGGAGAGATCAAGGCATTAATGCTGTCGCAGTTAAGATCAAAAGGACCTGACATTCTTGCCATGGGCGGAGGAACAGGAAGTACCATCAGAGACAAGAACAGGTATCGTACGTTTGGGATAGATCATTATGGTCCGGCCGAAATAACGGATACCAAGCATATTACAACCTTTACTTTCGACACTCCGGTAGCTCCACGCTCCGTATCGAAGCAGGAGCTGGGAGAGCTTACTTACTATGGAGTATGTGCCGGTTGCCATGCATTTGATACCAGATTGATAGGCGTGCCAACGAATATTATTCAGGCAGTTTATGAAGGAAATCCACAAGGAATAGTAGACTATATCAACAAACCGTGGAACCTGCGGGAAGACTATCCTGATATGCCTTCTCAGGCCTATCTGCCCGATGATGCTAAAATGGCGGTAGCGGAATATATCCTTTCCATGAAGAGATAG
- a CDS encoding SusC/RagA family TonB-linked outer membrane protein has translation MNKLLMTIVLLGFAITVSAQKSVSGKVLEQGTNVPVLGVTILVKGTNNGTSTDFDGKFMLQNAGVNPVLVLSHIGYKTREVVVGNRNNITILLEVNAEEMDEVVVTALNIERDKESLGYSVSQISSGEVNVARENNVMNSLSGKVSGLQITQANTGVNSSSRVLLRGITTISGSNRPLVVIDGIPVNNGSGGASSWGGVDRGDALSDINPDDVESISVLKGAGAAAAYGSLGMNGVILITTKSGKKRKGIGVSLNSSFTLTEAYLTPDLQNEYGTGAFGGFAPIAGNGRPVLDYPYSWSWGPRLEGQEYTNWLGGQDKYISHGNPYEQFYGTGYSLSNSIAFEGSSEKGSFRMSITDEDGQGIISNNTLAKQTISIRGKSNLTDDFSIEGKMTYLTSKTENSPELAEGAGNTALQLSLMPRDIRVSDVADNTVDGSGNEIKWNLDNTFNNPYWALENTGNLDKRDRFQGFLSAKWDLNESLYVTARSGMDYIVSDYTSFGARGSQAVENGLGKYSHDKGKERIWNSDILATYNTSIRDFKISASLGATYRDENSSYVYVWGNDSKVDNFYQINNYKNTYNDEHISRKGVYSFYGLAQFSYGGFLYVDATLRNDNSSTLPKDNDSYWYHSENVSLLFTKMLGMGTDVLSYGKIRGSYAQVGNDTSPYRTQAVYDIDQTLTLPYTVASVPGSLPSFNLKPETSVSWEVGTELGFFNNRIQIDFTYYNTETTDQIMAVPISGATSYNSKVVNAGKISNKGVELQFNTIPVDTDDFTWDLGFNFTKSESRVESLNEGLESITLNTLWSVSVEARPGEEFGSIYGYDFKRDNFGRKLITDDGMAQRGERVKLGSINPDWYGGITSKWRYKNFSLSALVSIQEGGEFYSYGRAYRTFFGTDAKSLEGRETGFIEEGINEHTGFENETPVDPMLRQYNNIFTSEISKEQILDASNIKLREVTLTYNFPQKMLKNTCIQNASLSAIGRNLLFFYNAAEDIDPEATYSSGPASTAFEHSSLPSVRSYGVNLKIDF, from the coding sequence ATGAATAAACTATTAATGACTATAGTTCTATTGGGTTTTGCCATAACTGTCTCTGCACAAAAGTCAGTTAGCGGTAAGGTATTAGAACAAGGAACCAACGTTCCTGTACTGGGAGTAACGATTCTGGTAAAAGGAACGAACAACGGGACTTCAACCGACTTTGACGGTAAGTTTATGCTACAGAATGCAGGTGTTAATCCCGTTCTGGTATTATCTCATATTGGGTATAAAACCAGAGAGGTTGTTGTCGGTAACCGGAATAATATCACCATTTTACTGGAGGTCAATGCGGAAGAAATGGATGAAGTGGTGGTAACAGCCCTTAATATTGAACGGGATAAGGAATCACTGGGGTATTCGGTATCGCAAATTTCATCCGGAGAAGTAAATGTAGCCAGGGAGAATAATGTAATGAATTCCCTTTCGGGAAAAGTCTCGGGATTGCAAATTACACAGGCTAATACAGGTGTAAACAGTTCAAGCAGGGTATTGCTTCGTGGTATTACCACCATATCAGGGTCAAATCGTCCGTTGGTGGTTATAGATGGTATTCCTGTTAATAACGGATCCGGGGGGGCATCCTCCTGGGGAGGTGTTGACAGGGGAGATGCATTATCCGATATCAATCCGGACGATGTGGAATCGATCAGTGTTCTTAAAGGGGCGGGTGCCGCAGCTGCTTATGGATCATTGGGGATGAATGGTGTAATCCTGATTACGACTAAATCGGGAAAAAAACGAAAAGGGATCGGTGTTTCATTGAATTCCTCATTCACTTTGACGGAAGCCTATTTAACTCCTGATCTCCAAAATGAATATGGAACCGGTGCATTTGGAGGTTTTGCCCCGATAGCCGGCAACGGCAGACCTGTATTAGATTATCCCTATTCCTGGAGCTGGGGACCGAGATTGGAAGGACAGGAATATACGAACTGGCTTGGAGGGCAGGACAAATACATTTCACACGGGAATCCGTATGAGCAGTTTTACGGAACAGGCTATTCTTTGTCTAATTCGATAGCCTTCGAAGGCAGTTCGGAAAAAGGATCTTTCAGAATGTCAATAACCGATGAAGACGGGCAGGGGATCATAAGTAATAATACACTGGCAAAGCAAACGATCAGTATAAGAGGTAAATCGAATCTTACCGATGATTTTAGTATTGAGGGAAAAATGACCTACCTGACTTCTAAAACTGAAAATAGTCCCGAATTGGCTGAAGGAGCCGGAAACACAGCTTTACAATTATCTTTAATGCCCAGGGATATCCGTGTATCAGATGTGGCTGACAATACCGTTGACGGAAGCGGAAATGAAATAAAATGGAACCTGGATAATACCTTTAACAACCCTTATTGGGCCTTGGAAAATACAGGGAACCTGGATAAAAGAGACAGGTTTCAGGGATTTTTATCTGCCAAATGGGATCTGAATGAAAGCCTGTATGTTACCGCCAGATCAGGGATGGATTATATCGTTTCCGATTATACAAGTTTTGGGGCAAGAGGATCGCAGGCGGTTGAGAATGGCCTGGGGAAATATTCGCACGACAAGGGAAAAGAACGCATCTGGAATTCTGATATTTTGGCTACGTATAATACCAGTATCAGGGACTTTAAAATTTCGGCCAGTTTGGGAGCTACATACAGAGACGAAAATAGCAGTTATGTTTATGTATGGGGGAATGATAGTAAGGTTGACAACTTCTATCAAATAAATAACTACAAGAACACCTATAATGATGAACATATCAGCAGGAAAGGAGTGTATTCATTTTATGGTTTAGCCCAGTTTAGTTACGGAGGGTTTTTATATGTTGATGCAACACTCCGGAACGATAATTCATCGACCCTTCCCAAAGATAACGACTCGTACTGGTATCATTCGGAGAATGTGAGCCTGTTGTTTACCAAAATGCTTGGGATGGGTACTGATGTACTGAGTTATGGTAAAATAAGGGGGTCTTATGCCCAGGTGGGGAATGATACCAGTCCGTACAGAACACAGGCGGTGTATGACATCGATCAGACTCTGACCTTGCCTTATACAGTAGCATCTGTTCCGGGAAGCCTGCCGTCATTTAACCTGAAGCCGGAAACATCCGTTTCATGGGAAGTAGGAACAGAATTGGGCTTTTTTAACAACCGTATCCAGATCGATTTTACATATTATAATACCGAAACGACAGATCAGATCATGGCAGTACCGATATCAGGAGCAACATCCTACAACTCCAAAGTAGTAAATGCTGGAAAGATATCAAACAAGGGGGTCGAACTACAGTTCAATACGATACCTGTCGATACCGATGATTTTACATGGGATCTAGGCTTTAATTTCACGAAGAGTGAATCCAGGGTTGAATCCTTAAATGAAGGGCTTGAGAGCATTACACTAAATACGCTATGGTCGGTTTCCGTAGAAGCAAGGCCCGGAGAAGAATTCGGCAGTATATACGGATACGATTTCAAACGTGACAATTTCGGACGTAAATTAATTACTGATGACGGAATGGCACAACGTGGAGAACGTGTTAAACTGGGAAGTATTAATCCTGATTGGTACGGAGGGATTACCAGTAAATGGCGATATAAAAACTTTTCTTTAAGTGCCCTTGTGAGTATACAGGAAGGGGGCGAATTCTACTCTTACGGAAGGGCTTACAGAACATTCTTCGGAACGGATGCCAAAAGCCTGGAAGGGAGAGAAACAGGTTTTATTGAAGAAGGAATCAACGAACATACCGGCTTTGAAAATGAAACACCGGTAGATCCGATGTTAAGACAATATAACAATATTTTCACCAGTGAGATTTCAAAAGAGCAAATTCTCGATGCCAGTAATATCAAACTCAGGGAAGTAACACTAACCTATAACTTCCCACAGAAGATGCTTAAGAATACCTGCATCCAAAATGCAAGTTTATCGGCTATCGGCAGGAATTTGTTGTTTTTCTATAACGCGGCAGAAGATATAGACCCGGAAGCAACATATAGTAGCGGACCGGCATCAACGGCCTTTGAACATTCGTCGTTGCCATCTGTCAGATCTTATGGAGTAAACCTAAAAATTGATTTTTAA
- a CDS encoding SusD/RagB family nutrient-binding outer membrane lipoprotein has translation MKNKYRIINSIITALILGFMAISCDNHLDDLRENPNAVTAIDDAALFTKAVRSLFLGTTDQSVYRFSGHYGHYFVAGSTARIPDQYGDGFDAQYNEMFTGMYGGVIRHIEEVLEITGSGDTANKVRYAMADIIAVLGYAKITDAFGEIPYVEGGKGKTQDIMQPKYDTQEFIYKDLVARLTESIEILTSANPALGYPGSDPVFDNDLDKWVRFANSIRLRLGMRLRYADNTYSRTVVSQCLNDPFMETNLHNATMIQTEGNGNPWYNYRTGFPSIKMSAKLTDQLQQTGDPRLSVFVSIDGNGNYTGMTNGLNDAAFGNSDFAARSDMGTALSSRDSELYVMNAAEVWFLRAEAALVYDQEPAEANDYYRKGIETALGQWNIASDVIADFMASPTASLTGSGDEEQIGTQLWLAFIPNYFEGWSHIRRTGYPEIAQRTEPDLAKGVTNGILPKRFLYSSFELSSNSDHVTEAISRQGDNKIDTAVWWDQND, from the coding sequence ATGAAAAACAAGTATAGAATTATCAACAGTATAATAACAGCTCTCATACTGGGGTTTATGGCAATATCATGTGATAATCACCTGGACGACCTTAGGGAAAACCCGAATGCAGTTACTGCCATCGATGATGCGGCACTATTTACAAAAGCAGTAAGGAGTTTGTTTTTAGGAACCACAGACCAATCCGTATATCGTTTTTCCGGACATTACGGGCATTATTTTGTGGCCGGGAGTACGGCCCGTATCCCAGATCAGTATGGAGACGGTTTCGATGCGCAATACAATGAAATGTTTACGGGTATGTATGGAGGAGTTATCCGGCATATCGAAGAGGTACTTGAAATTACAGGATCCGGAGATACAGCAAATAAAGTACGTTATGCCATGGCCGATATAATAGCAGTACTGGGGTATGCCAAAATAACGGATGCCTTTGGTGAAATTCCATATGTAGAAGGAGGGAAAGGGAAAACGCAGGATATTATGCAACCAAAGTATGATACACAGGAGTTTATTTACAAAGACCTGGTTGCCCGTTTAACCGAAAGTATAGAAATCCTTACATCCGCCAATCCGGCGTTGGGATATCCCGGCAGCGATCCGGTCTTTGATAATGATCTTGACAAATGGGTTCGTTTTGCGAACAGTATACGTCTCCGGCTGGGCATGCGATTGCGATATGCAGATAATACTTATTCAAGGACGGTGGTTTCTCAATGCTTGAACGATCCTTTTATGGAAACCAATCTCCATAATGCAACTATGATCCAGACAGAAGGCAATGGTAACCCCTGGTATAATTACCGCACAGGATTCCCCTCTATAAAAATGTCTGCGAAGTTGACAGATCAGTTACAACAGACCGGCGATCCCCGTCTATCGGTGTTTGTCAGTATTGATGGAAACGGAAACTATACAGGAATGACCAATGGGCTGAACGATGCTGCTTTCGGAAACTCTGATTTTGCAGCTAGATCGGATATGGGAACAGCATTGTCCTCGCGAGATAGTGAATTGTATGTAATGAACGCTGCAGAAGTATGGTTCTTGAGAGCTGAGGCTGCTTTGGTATATGACCAGGAGCCGGCAGAAGCCAATGACTATTACAGGAAAGGAATTGAAACAGCTCTAGGACAATGGAATATAGCTTCGGATGTTATAGCCGATTTTATGGCTTCGCCAACGGCAAGCCTTACAGGATCCGGAGATGAAGAACAAATCGGCACACAGTTATGGCTGGCATTCATACCAAATTATTTTGAAGGATGGTCCCATATACGACGAACGGGATATCCTGAGATTGCTCAGCGGACAGAGCCCGATCTGGCCAAAGGAGTTACCAACGGGATACTGCCTAAGAGATTCTTGTATTCTTCGTTCGAACTAAGTTCGAATTCCGATCACGTAACCGAAGCCATATCGAGGCAGGGGGATAATAAAATAGATACAGCCGTTTGGTGGGATCAAAATGATTAA